From Cecembia calidifontis, one genomic window encodes:
- a CDS encoding ABC transporter ATP-binding protein, producing the protein MNTYLRILSYARPFRRYFPIYVVYTILAILFGLLNFTLLKPLFDVIFGQVDPSSLTKYIEKPEFSFSLEYFFHLFYHYFISIAESHGKFGTLLYVCLIIVASVFLSNLFTYLSGVVLAKVRAEIIKKMRMNIFEKVTNLHIGYFSNERKGDLMSKMTNDIQEVENSIVQSLKVVFKEPATIILYFAVLFFMSLKLTLFTILVIPISGAVIGGITKRLKKKAVASQESLGRIVNILDETIGGMRVIKAFAAQPFMRSKFDRETDYYSNVNISMARKNELASPASQFLGVLVVAGILLYGGSLVLSNNSALGASDFITYIVIFTQVLNPAKEISRAASSIQRGLASAERIFEVVDTPSAIQNSENPVTVEKFEEAIQFQHVSFRYEKELVLKDIDFVLEKGKTIALVGPSGGGKSTVADLVPRFYDPTEGKITLDGRDLKEIELQSLRKLMGIVTQESILFNDTVFNNIAFGLEGISEGEVIEAAKIANAHEFIVQLEKGYHTNIGERGSKLSGGQRQRLSIARAVLKNPPILILDEATSALDSQSEKLVQEALTNLMANRTTLVIAHRLSTIQHADEILVIKKGKIVQRGTHQQLMEEEGLYRNLSTMQSV; encoded by the coding sequence ATGAATACTTACCTTAGGATATTATCCTATGCAAGACCCTTTAGGCGCTATTTTCCTATTTATGTGGTCTATACCATTTTGGCAATCCTTTTTGGCTTACTGAATTTTACCCTGCTCAAACCTTTGTTTGATGTCATCTTTGGGCAGGTAGATCCCTCCAGTTTGACCAAATACATCGAAAAGCCCGAATTCAGTTTTTCACTGGAGTATTTTTTCCATCTCTTTTACCACTATTTCATCAGCATTGCAGAAAGTCATGGAAAATTCGGGACCCTTTTGTATGTCTGCCTTATCATTGTAGCTTCGGTTTTTTTATCCAACTTGTTCACTTATCTGTCTGGAGTGGTTTTGGCAAAAGTCCGTGCGGAAATCATCAAAAAAATGCGGATGAACATTTTTGAAAAGGTAACCAACCTGCACATCGGCTATTTTTCCAATGAACGCAAAGGGGATTTGATGTCCAAAATGACCAATGATATACAGGAGGTAGAAAACAGTATTGTCCAATCTCTGAAGGTGGTTTTTAAAGAACCTGCTACGATTATTTTGTACTTTGCCGTTTTATTTTTCATGTCCCTGAAGCTCACTTTGTTCACCATCTTGGTAATCCCCATTTCCGGCGCTGTGATAGGAGGAATAACCAAAAGACTGAAAAAGAAAGCTGTCGCCAGTCAGGAGTCACTGGGCAGGATCGTAAATATCCTGGATGAAACCATAGGCGGCATGAGGGTAATCAAAGCATTTGCGGCGCAACCCTTTATGCGCTCAAAATTTGACAGGGAAACAGATTACTATTCCAATGTCAACATTTCTATGGCAAGGAAAAACGAATTGGCTTCACCTGCTTCGCAATTTCTTGGTGTTTTGGTGGTAGCCGGAATTTTATTGTACGGTGGATCCCTGGTATTGAGCAATAATTCCGCTTTAGGCGCTTCTGACTTTATCACCTATATTGTGATTTTCACACAGGTTTTGAACCCTGCCAAAGAGATTTCCAGGGCAGCGAGCAGTATTCAAAGGGGATTGGCTTCGGCGGAAAGAATTTTTGAAGTAGTGGATACCCCAAGCGCTATCCAAAATTCAGAAAATCCGGTGACTGTTGAAAAATTTGAGGAAGCTATCCAATTTCAGCATGTTTCCTTTAGATATGAAAAAGAACTTGTGCTAAAGGATATTGACTTTGTCTTGGAAAAGGGAAAAACCATCGCCCTGGTAGGTCCTTCCGGAGGAGGAAAATCCACCGTAGCGGACCTGGTACCCAGGTTTTATGACCCTACCGAAGGTAAAATCACTTTGGATGGCAGGGATCTGAAGGAAATCGAACTTCAAAGCTTAAGAAAGTTAATGGGAATAGTGACCCAGGAATCCATTCTCTTCAATGATACGGTATTCAACAATATTGCCTTTGGGCTAGAAGGGATTTCTGAAGGAGAAGTCATAGAGGCCGCGAAGATTGCCAATGCCCATGAATTTATCGTACAGCTTGAAAAAGGCTACCATACCAACATCGGAGAGCGGGGGTCGAAGTTATCCGGAGGTCAAAGGCAAAGGTTGAGTATCGCCCGAGCGGTATTGAAAAATCCACCTATCCTGATTTTGGATGAAGCAACTTCTGCCTTGGATTCACAATCTGAAAAACTCGTTCAGGAAGCGCTTACCAATCTTATGGCCAACAGGACAACCTTGGTCATAGCGCATAGGCTAAGTACAATTCAGCATGCAGACGAGATACTGGTAATCAAAAAGGGGAAAATTGTTCAAAGGGGCACCCACCAACAATTAATGGAAGAAGAAGGCCTTTACCGGAATCTTTCTACCATGCAGTCTGTTTAG